From one Suicoccus acidiformans genomic stretch:
- a CDS encoding SLC13 family permease: MKLSKKHMWVLVALLVFAVIVALPLPAALTPQGQVALAVMVMAVTLWVSEAVPYIVSSIMIVGIGAVAMGLSPTSDGLYGTKQALREFLAGLATPSLALVAGGLFIAVAMEETGLHKRLAFMILDRIGTKPRDLVLGLILVSAAMALFVPSATARSGALIPVVTGMIAALQPKKGSKLEALLLIVTVLSISIWCFGIKTSAAQNQVALSFISASYGVEISWLQWLIYGGPLALLVSVALYFIAPLLLPVDASEYRSDPALMRSELEALGPVTVREKKLIVYSLALLGLWATEKLIHPIDSTTVTLFIFMLMLLPKIGIMDWQAVETGTSWGTLLTFAIGISLGTILLNTGAASWLSEQTLGAMGVESLSPLVVTLLLSVVSVLIHLGFASATSLASVFIPIVIGVVELMPISATTAIGIIIIQAFVVSFGFILPVNTPQNMLAFATGGFTARDLLKIGLPLTLIALAIIGVLAGSYWQWVGLL; encoded by the coding sequence ATGAAGCTATCGAAGAAACATATGTGGGTCTTAGTGGCCTTGCTTGTCTTTGCTGTCATTGTTGCCTTGCCACTTCCGGCTGCTTTGACACCTCAAGGGCAAGTTGCCTTGGCGGTAATGGTTATGGCGGTGACCCTTTGGGTCAGTGAGGCCGTTCCTTATATCGTCAGTTCGATTATGATCGTTGGGATTGGTGCTGTCGCCATGGGACTGTCACCCACGTCGGATGGACTGTATGGGACGAAACAAGCCTTGCGCGAATTTCTAGCCGGCCTGGCGACCCCATCGTTGGCTCTTGTAGCAGGTGGGCTTTTTATCGCAGTTGCTATGGAAGAAACGGGTCTTCATAAACGCTTAGCCTTTATGATCTTGGACCGGATAGGGACGAAGCCACGTGATCTTGTCTTAGGTTTAATTCTAGTCAGTGCAGCCATGGCTCTTTTTGTCCCATCGGCGACGGCTCGTTCCGGGGCTTTGATTCCGGTCGTAACAGGTATGATTGCTGCCTTGCAACCGAAGAAGGGCAGTAAGTTGGAAGCTTTGCTGTTGATTGTGACAGTGCTGTCGATTTCTATTTGGTGTTTTGGCATTAAGACGTCAGCCGCCCAGAATCAAGTGGCCCTGTCCTTTATTAGTGCCAGCTACGGGGTAGAAATTTCTTGGCTCCAGTGGCTGATTTATGGTGGGCCTTTGGCGCTTTTGGTGAGTGTGGCTTTATATTTTATCGCACCACTACTTCTGCCAGTGGATGCAAGTGAGTACCGTTCAGATCCAGCTTTAATGCGCAGTGAGTTGGAAGCCTTAGGCCCTGTGACGGTTCGGGAGAAGAAATTAATCGTCTATTCTTTAGCTTTATTAGGGCTATGGGCAACGGAGAAACTCATTCATCCCATTGATTCAACGACGGTAACTTTGTTTATCTTCATGCTCATGCTCCTGCCGAAAATTGGTATTATGGACTGGCAGGCGGTAGAAACCGGCACATCATGGGGAACGCTACTTACTTTCGCTATCGGTATCTCCTTGGGGACAATTCTGTTGAACACGGGCGCAGCTAGTTGGCTATCTGAGCAGACCCTTGGCGCTATGGGGGTAGAGTCGCTGTCGCCACTTGTCGTGACGCTACTCTTGAGTGTAGTCAGCGTCTTGATTCACCTCGGCTTTGCTAGTGCCACCAGCTTGGCTTCGGTCTTCATTCCGATTGTCATAGGCGTGGTGGAGCTGATGCCTATTTCCGCCACGACTGCTATCGGCATCATCATTATCCAAGCCTTTGTGGTAAGCTTTGGCTTTATTCTGCCTGTCAATACCCCACAGAATATGCTCGCCTTTGCCACAGGTGGCTTCACTGCCCGTGATCTTCTCAAAATAGGACTCCCTCTCACTCTGATTGCCTTAGCAATTATCGGCGTGCTGGCAGGAAGCTATTGGCAGTGGGTTGGTTTGCTGTAG
- the rpsN gene encoding 30S ribosomal protein S14, whose translation MAKKAKIAKYKRQQALIAQYETKRRELKAAGDYQALAKLPKDSNPNRLRNRDRIDGRPRGYMRKFGLSRVKFRELAHQGLIPGVKKASW comes from the coding sequence ATGGCAAAGAAAGCAAAAATCGCAAAATACAAACGACAACAAGCGCTGATAGCCCAGTACGAGACTAAACGACGCGAACTAAAAGCGGCTGGTGACTACCAAGCACTCGCCAAACTACCGAAAGATTCCAATCCCAACCGCTTAAGAAACCGCGACCGTATTGACGGTCGTCCACGTGGCTACATGCGCAAATTCGGCCTATCCCGCGTCAAATTCCGTGAACTGGCCCACCAAGGCTTAATCCCTGGCGTCAAGAAAGCTAGTTGGTAA
- a CDS encoding ABC transporter ATP-binding protein, whose protein sequence is MLKANHVSVVYGDTMVVQDVSFHIAMGDWFMILGPNGAGKSSLLKALTGVISSQGKVELLGQAVQSYRPAERAQAIGFLSQVQAPSYAYRVEDVVQLGRYAYHNGPFARLKQVDQQKVAEALALTGLETMRQRTLDELSGGEVQRVFLAQVFAQDPQVLLLDEPTNHLDLAYQEEILSHIEHWLNQGNRAVISVMHDLTLARAYGNRGLLLANGRVIRQGNLSNVLSSANLEAAYGFDVQSLMQGRMKLWDV, encoded by the coding sequence ATGCTAAAAGCTAATCACGTATCCGTCGTCTACGGTGATACAATGGTCGTCCAAGATGTCTCTTTTCACATAGCAATGGGTGACTGGTTCATGATTCTTGGCCCCAACGGTGCAGGCAAATCCAGTCTTTTGAAAGCCTTAACCGGTGTCATCTCCAGTCAAGGCAAGGTCGAACTTCTTGGCCAGGCAGTCCAGAGTTATCGCCCAGCCGAAAGAGCCCAAGCAATCGGCTTTTTAAGCCAAGTGCAAGCGCCTAGCTATGCTTATCGCGTAGAAGACGTGGTCCAGCTTGGCCGCTACGCCTACCATAATGGCCCCTTTGCCCGACTGAAGCAAGTCGATCAGCAGAAAGTAGCCGAGGCGCTTGCCTTAACAGGCCTCGAAACGATGCGTCAACGTACACTCGATGAACTATCTGGCGGTGAGGTACAACGTGTCTTCTTGGCCCAGGTTTTCGCCCAAGATCCCCAAGTCTTACTGTTGGATGAGCCGACAAATCATTTAGATTTAGCCTATCAAGAAGAGATTCTCTCCCATATTGAACACTGGCTTAACCAAGGAAACCGAGCGGTCATCAGCGTTATGCACGACTTAACCCTTGCTAGAGCCTATGGTAACCGCGGACTGCTACTAGCCAATGGCCGAGTAATCCGTCAAGGCAATTTAAGCAACGTATTATCTAGCGCTAACTTAGAAGCAGCCTACGGCTTCGATGTCCAAAGTCTGATGCAAGGCCGGATGAAGCTTTGGGATGTATAA
- a CDS encoding isocitrate/isopropylmalate dehydrogenase family protein has product MTRVTVIPGDGIGPEITQAMTEIVEVSGVKLEWDYVYAGLKVYEETGELLPESVFESLEANKVAIKGPMTTPIGKGFRSANVALRKRYDLYSNIRPIYRYGKTPAIFGDLDLVLFRENTEDLYAGVEEQISEHEMHSIKIITRESSERIIRKAFAYAQQTGRRKVAVVTKANIMKLTDGLFLDIGREVAADYPDIQLQEVLVDNMAMQLVMNPKQFEVIVTENLYGDILSDLMAGLIGGLGLVPGANIGEDMAIFEAVHGTAPDIAGMNKANPTALTLSACMMLDYLGEAEAAKLIRQALDEVLSDEEHFTADLGGTLSTTDFTKKVIAAVERLKA; this is encoded by the coding sequence ATGACACGAGTAACCGTAATTCCTGGAGATGGCATTGGGCCAGAAATCACCCAGGCGATGACTGAAATTGTTGAGGTAAGTGGGGTAAAGCTAGAGTGGGACTATGTGTATGCTGGCTTGAAGGTTTATGAGGAGACGGGTGAATTATTGCCTGAGAGTGTCTTTGAAAGTTTAGAAGCAAATAAAGTGGCTATTAAAGGGCCGATGACGACGCCGATTGGTAAGGGCTTCCGTTCTGCCAATGTTGCCTTGCGCAAGCGTTATGATTTATATAGTAATATTCGTCCAATTTATCGCTACGGTAAAACACCGGCTATTTTCGGCGATTTGGATTTGGTTTTATTCCGCGAGAATACGGAAGATTTGTATGCCGGAGTGGAGGAGCAAATTTCTGAACATGAAATGCATTCCATCAAAATTATTACCCGTGAAAGTTCTGAGCGTATTATTCGTAAAGCCTTCGCCTATGCTCAGCAAACTGGCCGCCGAAAAGTAGCAGTAGTGACGAAAGCGAATATTATGAAATTAACGGATGGCCTTTTCCTGGACATTGGACGGGAAGTTGCTGCCGATTATCCTGATATTCAGTTGCAAGAAGTGCTGGTCGATAATATGGCTATGCAACTAGTGATGAATCCTAAGCAATTCGAAGTGATTGTTACGGAGAATTTGTACGGAGATATACTTTCAGATTTAATGGCGGGTTTAATTGGTGGTTTAGGTTTGGTTCCTGGAGCTAATATCGGTGAAGACATGGCAATATTCGAAGCGGTCCATGGCACAGCTCCGGATATTGCCGGTATGAACAAGGCCAATCCAACGGCACTTACTCTATCTGCTTGCATGATGCTGGATTACTTAGGTGAAGCAGAGGCGGCTAAGCTGATTCGCCAAGCTTTAGATGAGGTGCTCTCCGATGAAGAGCATTTCACAGCGGACTTAGGAGGGACGCTTTCAACAACAGACTTCACGAAGAAAGTGATTGCAGCAGTGGAGCGGCTGAAAGCTTAA
- a CDS encoding putative metal homeostasis protein, whose product MQKMSLAAAYRYLNSPNIKTRKRARKVIRESKRGK is encoded by the coding sequence ATGCAAAAGATGAGTTTAGCAGCAGCCTACCGGTATTTAAATAGTCCCAACATCAAAACTCGTAAACGAGCCCGGAAGGTAATTCGGGAAAGTAAAAGAGGCAAGTAA
- a CDS encoding citrate synthase — translation MLTRGHRMGTARELDRYTQLATKASKISPKEYVRNDVKRGLRNANGTGVNVGVTRISSVIGYETKGDQVIPTDGRMFYRGIDLYNIIQGLEADQRLGYEEVVYLLLFNELPNVSDLTQFEAYLNAGRHLPEQFKESVILSQPSNHIMNYLQRMILALYSYDSEPDNTSLKALLDKGLHILAKMPTMIAYGYMAQEHYFKQQSLVLHAPIFASSAENILHMIRPNCDYTAEEVRILDLLLIVHAEHGGGNNSAFTTNVISSSGTDIYSTLTAAVGSLKGIKHGGANLKAMEMINDIIDQVSDPHNPADIEAYLRRVLDGKAYDKSGVIYGMGHAVYTKSDPRAQLLKSALETMSQDKPVWRERLEIASLIEETTKRLMKEKKGDDFEICANVDLYSGIVYQLLNIPPALYTPIFATARMAGWLAHILEQTSDGKIMRPAYITLQEEHTYIPMADRKRGV, via the coding sequence ATGCTTACAAGGGGACACAGGATGGGTACTGCCCGAGAGCTGGATCGATACACCCAGTTAGCTACCAAAGCCAGCAAAATCTCACCGAAAGAATACGTTCGCAACGATGTTAAGCGCGGTTTGCGAAATGCTAATGGAACCGGCGTGAATGTTGGCGTCACACGTATTTCTAGCGTTATCGGCTATGAAACGAAGGGCGACCAGGTCATTCCCACGGATGGACGCATGTTCTACCGAGGAATTGATTTGTACAATATTATTCAAGGTCTAGAAGCAGATCAGCGCTTAGGCTACGAAGAAGTTGTATATCTCTTACTTTTCAACGAACTGCCTAATGTATCTGATTTGACGCAATTTGAGGCTTATTTAAATGCAGGCAGGCATCTGCCGGAGCAATTTAAGGAAAGTGTTATTTTGAGTCAGCCGTCCAACCATATTATGAATTATTTACAGCGGATGATTCTCGCCCTGTATTCTTATGACAGTGAACCTGATAATACCAGCTTAAAAGCACTCTTAGACAAAGGCCTACATATCCTCGCCAAAATGCCAACCATGATTGCCTATGGGTATATGGCCCAAGAGCATTATTTCAAGCAACAATCCCTTGTTTTGCATGCACCGATTTTTGCGAGTTCAGCGGAGAATATTCTGCATATGATTCGCCCGAACTGTGATTATACTGCAGAAGAAGTACGAATTCTGGACTTATTGCTGATTGTGCATGCTGAACATGGGGGTGGGAATAACTCGGCTTTCACGACAAATGTTATCTCCTCATCGGGGACAGATATTTATTCTACTTTGACAGCTGCCGTCGGCTCCTTAAAAGGAATCAAGCACGGGGGAGCCAACTTGAAGGCGATGGAGATGATTAACGACATCATCGACCAAGTAAGTGACCCCCATAATCCAGCTGACATCGAGGCTTACTTAAGACGAGTTCTTGACGGGAAAGCTTATGATAAATCAGGCGTTATTTACGGGATGGGCCACGCAGTCTATACAAAATCTGACCCAAGAGCCCAGTTACTCAAGTCCGCTTTAGAAACGATGAGCCAAGACAAGCCTGTATGGCGAGAACGTTTAGAAATCGCCAGCCTAATTGAAGAGACCACTAAGCGCCTCATGAAGGAGAAGAAAGGCGACGATTTCGAAATTTGTGCCAATGTCGACTTGTATTCGGGGATTGTTTACCAACTATTGAATATTCCGCCTGCCTTATATACACCTATTTTCGCCACGGCGCGGATGGCTGGCTGGCTCGCCCATATTCTGGAGCAGACATCTGATGGGAAGATCATGCGTCCTGCTTATATTACCCTTCAAGAAGAGCACACCTATATCCCAATGGCTGACCGCAAGAGAGGAGTTTAA
- the gloB gene encoding hydroxyacylglutathione hydrolase — translation MTVTAIKAFEDNYIWAYEVDGSVFLIDPGQADPALDYLRTSDQPLAGILLTHEHYDHVDGVPGLLETYPNTEVIGPAETKAFATTIIQAEDTFERLGKTFQVIPVPGHTKGHIAYLVDGKLFCGDALFMAGCGRVFTGDYSAQYETLKRLKALPDASEVYAGHEYTRTNLNFALSVEPNNAKLKEVLKDVEAKLAQGKPSLPSTIGLEKEINLFLQANTVEAFKALRDQRDNF, via the coding sequence GTGACTGTTACAGCAATTAAAGCCTTTGAGGATAATTATATCTGGGCCTATGAAGTGGATGGCTCGGTCTTTCTCATCGACCCTGGTCAAGCTGATCCAGCTCTAGACTATTTAAGAACCTCGGACCAGCCATTAGCCGGTATCCTTTTGACGCATGAGCATTATGACCATGTCGACGGGGTACCTGGGCTCTTAGAGACCTATCCTAATACAGAAGTCATCGGACCAGCAGAGACGAAAGCTTTTGCGACAACGATAATTCAAGCTGAGGATACTTTCGAGCGTCTAGGCAAGACTTTCCAAGTTATCCCGGTACCTGGCCATACCAAGGGGCATATTGCTTATTTAGTGGATGGGAAATTATTTTGTGGCGACGCCTTATTTATGGCAGGGTGCGGACGTGTATTTACCGGTGATTACTCAGCTCAGTATGAGACGCTAAAGCGCCTTAAAGCCTTACCGGATGCGAGCGAAGTGTACGCTGGTCACGAATACACTAGAACTAACTTGAACTTTGCCCTGAGTGTTGAACCGAATAATGCGAAACTGAAAGAAGTATTGAAAGATGTAGAAGCTAAACTCGCCCAAGGGAAGCCAAGTCTGCCTTCTACCATTGGTTTAGAAAAAGAGATTAACCTCTTTTTGCAGGCGAATACCGTGGAGGCGTTTAAAGCTTTGCGGGATCAGCGGGATAATTTCTAA
- a CDS encoding metal ABC transporter solute-binding protein, Zn/Mn family, with protein sequence MKPFIQKILLTALTLGALSPLQAVSAQEPLKVVTSFYPMYEFTKAVGGDRVEVDMLVKGGSAPHGYEPSAGDIAAVSSADVFVYSSDEMEYWAQSLLGSVDNPDLVVIKASDNALAGHDHADDGHGEPAEGHDHDHEHDHAHEHEHEAEGEDAHNHEHETSEDAHDHSEAANGDITVKGVADHYHTGDVVTLQAETALADVAAWQWQSRANDSEDWQNLEGQTEPLLEKEAGEGSIQYQVQALDGDGHVLATSTPVDIHVDNHGELDPHTWLDPVAVQDQIDRIQAGLSEADPEGAETFAHNASTFKKELDQLDSEYRQAFEGAQQRTFVVQHEAFGHLAERYNLEQISVGGLSTEVEPSPARIGEITSLIKDLDISVIYYQEGGNTSIAQTIAAETNTDIAQLYDLEVAPQEGQLSYLDAMRANLEALQLTIK encoded by the coding sequence ATGAAACCCTTCATCCAAAAAATACTTCTAACCGCGCTAACCTTAGGTGCCCTGAGCCCGCTCCAAGCCGTCTCAGCACAAGAACCCCTTAAAGTTGTCACGTCCTTCTACCCAATGTATGAATTTACCAAAGCCGTTGGTGGGGATCGTGTTGAAGTAGACATGCTCGTCAAAGGTGGCTCAGCCCCGCACGGTTATGAACCAAGTGCTGGAGATATTGCGGCCGTATCATCTGCGGATGTCTTCGTCTACAGCAGCGACGAAATGGAATACTGGGCGCAAAGCCTCTTAGGTAGCGTAGACAATCCTGACTTAGTCGTCATTAAAGCCTCTGATAATGCCTTAGCCGGCCATGATCACGCCGATGATGGCCACGGTGAACCGGCAGAAGGTCATGACCATGACCATGAGCATGACCACGCCCATGAACACGAACATGAGGCAGAAGGCGAAGATGCTCATAACCACGAGCACGAAACTAGCGAAGACGCTCATGACCACTCTGAGGCAGCGAATGGAGACATCACTGTCAAAGGTGTCGCCGATCACTATCACACGGGTGACGTCGTTACCTTGCAAGCGGAGACGGCACTGGCCGATGTAGCTGCTTGGCAGTGGCAAAGTCGTGCGAATGATAGCGAAGACTGGCAAAATCTCGAAGGCCAGACAGAACCTTTGCTTGAAAAAGAAGCTGGCGAAGGTAGTATCCAGTACCAAGTGCAGGCACTAGATGGGGACGGCCATGTTCTAGCAACGAGTACCCCAGTTGACATTCATGTGGATAACCACGGCGAACTTGACCCGCATACTTGGCTGGACCCAGTTGCTGTCCAAGACCAAATCGACCGCATCCAAGCCGGACTCAGCGAGGCCGACCCTGAAGGCGCAGAGACCTTTGCACATAACGCCTCCACTTTCAAAAAGGAACTCGATCAGCTCGACAGCGAATATCGCCAAGCTTTTGAAGGTGCACAGCAACGCACTTTTGTTGTTCAACACGAAGCTTTCGGTCACTTAGCTGAACGCTACAACTTAGAGCAAATCTCCGTAGGTGGCCTGTCCACTGAAGTAGAGCCTAGCCCAGCCCGTATTGGAGAAATTACGTCCCTTATTAAAGATCTTGATATATCCGTCATTTACTACCAAGAAGGTGGGAATACGTCGATTGCGCAAACGATTGCCGCAGAGACCAATACCGATATTGCTCAGCTCTACGACTTGGAAGTTGCACCGCAAGAAGGGCAACTGTCTTACTTAGACGCCATGCGCGCTAATCTGGAAGCCTTGCAGCTGACAATTAAATAA
- the acnA gene encoding aconitate hydratase AcnA — protein MTFNKKTYAKTLTSSGIDYRYYDIQALGADKHVDIKRLPYSIRILLESALRQFDNDRVKEKHLDDLLNFQTTQNQAEYPFKPQRVILQDFTGVPAIVDLASMREAMAQFDLNPDAINPDIPVDLVIDHSVQVDFFGDDAAMMKNQAKEFERNDERYKFIKWAQTAFDNFKVVPNNTGIVHQVNIEYLADVVNVTEDDAGERLAAPDSVFGTDSHTPMVNALGVLGWGVGGIEAEAAMLGQFSYNPIPEVVGVELTGQLAPEVNATDLVLAITELLRQHNVVGKFVEYFGDGLEHLSLADRATISNMAPEYGATVGYFPIDTETLAYLKLTNRSNEQIALVETYAKTNHLWKEDTSNIVYSLRLSLDLANVQTSIAGPKRPQDRIYLKDAQKAFQTSLTHEAGNHGFGLDPLAAEKVVQANYQGEAIELRHGALFIAAITSCTNTSNPSVMMAAGLLAKNAVERGLTVPNYVKTSLAPGSKTVTDYYQNAGLLPYLAELGFNVVGYGCTTCIGNSGPLDPELSQLIQDNQLISAAVLSGNRNFEGRINPDIQANFLASPPLVIAFALAGRIDIDLTEEPLGTDAEGKPVYLSDIWPSDDEIQDYVQRYVTRKIYADNYLTLYEDNAQWQELETNDDPVYQWDPASTYIQNPPYFDGMEQTTQAIESLEGLHVLAKFGDSVTTDHISPAGAIAKHSPAGSYLTEHGVDFFDFNSYGSRRGNHEVMMRGTLANILISNQLAQGKIGGYTTHWPSGNVLSMYDASMRYKAAGIGTVILAGKDYGMGSSRDWAAKGVNLLNVKAVIAKSFERIHRANLVMMGILPLQFMDGQDADSLGLTGQEIFDIPVSDSLGIHDVIKVTASHPQTGAVTVFSALARIDSSADIAYYKHGGILPYVIRDKAVG, from the coding sequence ATGACCTTTAACAAAAAAACTTACGCCAAAACCCTGACCAGTTCCGGCATAGATTACCGTTACTACGATATTCAGGCCCTGGGTGCGGATAAACATGTTGACATCAAGCGCTTACCCTATTCGATTCGTATCTTGCTGGAATCTGCCCTCCGGCAATTTGATAATGACCGCGTAAAGGAAAAGCATCTGGATGATTTACTCAACTTTCAAACTACCCAGAACCAGGCGGAGTATCCTTTTAAACCACAAAGAGTTATTTTGCAAGACTTCACTGGTGTGCCGGCGATTGTCGACTTGGCTTCGATGCGGGAGGCGATGGCGCAGTTTGACTTAAATCCCGACGCTATTAACCCGGATATTCCCGTGGATTTAGTCATCGACCACTCGGTCCAAGTCGATTTCTTCGGAGATGACGCTGCTATGATGAAGAATCAGGCGAAGGAATTTGAGCGCAATGATGAGCGCTATAAGTTTATCAAATGGGCCCAAACGGCTTTTGATAATTTCAAAGTTGTCCCGAATAACACCGGGATTGTTCACCAGGTAAATATCGAATACTTGGCCGACGTCGTGAATGTCACGGAAGATGACGCCGGTGAGCGACTCGCCGCACCTGACTCGGTCTTTGGAACAGATTCACATACCCCGATGGTCAATGCCCTGGGCGTACTCGGTTGGGGGGTCGGGGGTATTGAGGCTGAAGCGGCCATGCTCGGCCAATTCTCCTATAACCCGATTCCTGAAGTCGTTGGTGTCGAGTTAACCGGTCAATTAGCACCGGAAGTGAATGCGACAGACTTAGTTCTAGCAATTACGGAATTGTTACGCCAACATAATGTGGTAGGTAAGTTCGTAGAATATTTTGGCGATGGGCTTGAGCATTTGAGCCTAGCCGACCGGGCGACTATTTCAAATATGGCCCCGGAATACGGCGCAACTGTAGGTTACTTCCCAATCGATACCGAAACTTTGGCTTACTTAAAGCTAACCAACCGTTCCAATGAGCAAATAGCTCTGGTAGAAACTTATGCCAAGACCAACCACCTATGGAAGGAAGACACCAGTAACATTGTTTACAGTCTGCGCTTATCCTTGGATTTAGCCAACGTGCAAACTTCAATCGCTGGTCCGAAGCGCCCGCAAGACCGGATTTACCTCAAAGATGCCCAGAAAGCCTTCCAAACAAGCCTGACCCATGAAGCAGGCAACCACGGCTTTGGCTTAGATCCGCTGGCAGCGGAGAAAGTCGTCCAGGCTAACTACCAAGGCGAAGCGATCGAACTACGCCACGGCGCCCTTTTCATCGCAGCCATTACGTCCTGTACCAATACATCCAATCCTTCAGTTATGATGGCAGCCGGACTTTTGGCCAAGAATGCTGTAGAACGAGGTCTCACCGTGCCTAACTATGTCAAGACATCACTGGCTCCCGGCTCTAAAACCGTCACCGACTACTACCAAAATGCCGGGCTTCTGCCTTACTTAGCTGAACTCGGCTTCAACGTCGTAGGCTATGGCTGCACGACGTGTATCGGCAACTCCGGTCCTTTAGACCCTGAACTATCCCAGTTAATTCAAGACAACCAGCTCATCTCGGCTGCCGTTCTATCGGGCAACCGCAACTTTGAAGGGCGAATCAACCCTGATATTCAAGCTAACTTCCTGGCATCCCCGCCTCTGGTCATTGCCTTTGCTCTGGCTGGACGTATCGATATCGACTTAACGGAGGAGCCTCTGGGAACCGACGCCGAAGGCAAGCCCGTATATTTGAGTGATATTTGGCCAAGTGACGATGAAATTCAAGACTACGTTCAACGTTATGTCACCCGGAAAATCTATGCAGATAATTATCTCACCCTCTACGAGGATAATGCTCAGTGGCAGGAACTGGAAACCAACGATGATCCGGTCTACCAATGGGATCCAGCCTCCACCTACATTCAAAACCCACCTTATTTCGACGGGATGGAGCAGACAACGCAGGCTATTGAATCTTTAGAAGGCCTTCACGTTCTGGCGAAATTTGGTGACTCCGTAACAACGGACCATATTTCGCCAGCTGGGGCTATTGCTAAACACTCACCCGCCGGTAGTTATTTAACCGAACATGGGGTTGATTTCTTCGACTTTAACTCCTACGGTTCGCGGCGGGGCAACCATGAAGTAATGATGCGGGGTACCTTAGCCAATATCCTCATTAGCAACCAACTCGCCCAAGGCAAGATAGGTGGCTACACAACCCACTGGCCAAGTGGCAACGTATTGAGCATGTACGACGCATCCATGCGCTACAAGGCAGCTGGCATCGGCACCGTTATTCTGGCTGGCAAGGACTATGGCATGGGCTCCTCGCGCGACTGGGCTGCCAAAGGTGTGAATTTACTCAATGTCAAAGCGGTCATTGCTAAATCCTTCGAACGCATCCACCGGGCCAACCTGGTTATGATGGGCATACTACCCTTGCAATTTATGGATGGCCAAGATGCTGACAGTCTCGGCTTGACCGGCCAAGAAATCTTTGATATTCCTGTCAGTGATAGCTTAGGCATTCACGACGTCATCAAAGTTACTGCAAGCCATCCCCAAACGGGCGCTGTAACGGTATTTTCAGCCCTCGCGCGGATAGACTCCAGCGCAGACATCGCCTACTACAAACACGGAGGTATTCTGCCATACGTAATTCGAGACAAGGCTGTGGGGTAA
- a CDS encoding cupin domain-containing protein — MEIDYKDHGKEPYVIDIEKATLENDNYRTTLWTGEQLQLTVMTIQPGDDIGLEVHEGIDQFLRIEEGKGLCQMGPTEDNLNVEVEVTDDSGIFVPADTWHNVTNTGEGPLRLYTIYAGPDHLPGTVHPTHEDAKNDPNEH; from the coding sequence ATGGAAATCGACTACAAAGATCATGGCAAGGAACCTTATGTGATTGACATTGAGAAAGCGACGCTTGAAAACGATAATTACCGGACAACATTGTGGACGGGTGAGCAATTACAATTAACGGTCATGACGATTCAACCAGGCGACGATATTGGCTTGGAAGTGCACGAAGGCATTGACCAATTCTTGCGGATTGAAGAAGGTAAGGGCCTTTGCCAAATGGGTCCTACAGAAGACAACTTGAACGTCGAAGTAGAAGTTACTGACGATTCAGGCATCTTCGTACCAGCCGACACGTGGCATAATGTTACGAATACTGGTGAAGGACCATTGCGCTTGTATACAATTTATGCAGGTCCAGACCACTTACCAGGTACAGTTCACCCAACGCATGAAGATGCGAAAAACGATCCGAACGAACACTAA